The nucleotide sequence CTTCCTCGCTGGCTTGAACTGTAGTTAAAGGACCGATGTTTTTTACTTAATGTAAGCATtcacgcttggctcgaatttcccgaggctcgaggtattttcgccggtccatgggagttcgagccaacggggttcgacagtatatatatatatgtattgtccaaggtcaaggtaCTAAGTCCCAAGCCGGGTCTAACTCGTATGGATATAGGGAAAACGTAAaacaagctttgaatgaaaattcGGCATTAAtgaatgccataaaagtgtttttagtttttacgaaatatcgtaaaccaaaatataagagtcaatagcatgtgtataataacatttcccgaAATACATATCTGGCCGGTGGACAATCAACCCTActagaaaaataatgttttgtaaatagtGCCAGACAAAAGTGGTAAAGGGAAAAGAAACAAAGAACTGTAACACTACTTAGGGTaagaaaatatgaagaaaaacatgGACGTTAACGATGTGTTCACCATCAAATATTGACATGAAAACAGTTAAGATAATTAAAGGGTAGGTGGTGgagatggtggtggtggattttgtgaaaaataaaatgccgACGCTTTCGCCAACgctaaaaatatttcagtaatgGCTACAGGGTATAGCGATTTGATGTTCAGTGCCACTTGAGATAAAACTCAAAGGTGATTGGCTGAGGCAATAATCTATGCGGGAGCTCGTcacacgcgctttttggtgaaatgtacaaaattgcgttttctacgtcaagttttccacaaattcataattttaggtatgcaagaaaaaatatcaatcacgtttttccggtccggatcggaAAATCTGACCTTCGGgtacgctgcgtgaccggtaactcggcaagccccgttaccggcttacgcgcgtgccctcgggtcggatttttctttccgtaccggaaacacatgaaagatacttatattatCCTTACTGCCTCGATAATAGTAGCATGACATAGCAGAGCACGAAACaacacaatattgtttttataatgcaaCCATAGTAACGCGCTACCGGCCCATGTGACGTTTTGTTCTACGCATGCTGAATTtaaaaacttaatgaaataaacatcagcTGCAGAAAATCTTAAAAACCCGCGATTCTGTTTGACGACGTTTGCGCGACGTCATCTGAACATTTGACGTCAATCGGCcgttgcattttgaaataaacaacgtCTGCTCTTAGACAGTCACGCATGCtaagaaattaaatatgtcGTCACAAGAACGTTTTGAAATTCgctcaaacatttaattttgcaaAGAAATAGGGAAAACACAATCCGAAACGTATAAGCTACTAAAGCTGACACGGGGAGAAAACTGCGTTTTCCGTGCGCTTGTTTTCAAGTGGCATCGACACTGTTATGACAGTCAATTGAAGATGATGCAGGTTGTGGACGGAAGTCAACAATCGAACCGTTAGCCGTGACGTCAAttgaagagaaactgaaagcgGACTGCACATTGACTGTACTGTGGGAGCTgtgtaacgccgcatagcggcatcgccgcataaacgtgttgtttttcgtttatgcggtgattttcaaaaAGGGACTTTTTTATGGGGCAAGACggcacactttcgccgcataaaaagcaattaaaacatttactagtacaatagtggttgataaagtttcatcaagatcggtcTTAGTTTTTTAtgtccacttaaccaagctttgaactagacttttagaaacgtaatttttgacaaagatttggtaagatcggtttaaatgtgaaccaaaccaattgatctttctgcgaaaacgtttgaaatgacgtttaaCCCGACTAAAGGATGGAATAAATGTTACGACAAAGCACAACACCGTCATTAGGGACATTCAGAAAACTGAATCGTCctatgacgtaacatatattcttgccttattgtcagactgacgggcatgtacccgtgacaatgcgcactttcaacATGTACGTGAAGTGAACGGCCATGCGTCATAGCGGCCTAGCGACGTGAAGTTATCGGCCTAGCAACTTGAAGTTACTATTTTATGCACAAATAATCACTTTCAAGcaactaacattttttttcaaaatagtcgatcaagcagttcacccgcctagcggcctagcggcctaaaattggtttctaatataaaccatttatacatgcctttccttctttaaaaaatgacaaagttatgGTTTCTATCACAAATCACCATCCTTTAACGAATGTCTGAATTTCGCCCAAAACTCGACCAAGCTGCCTAAAAAATCCATtatagcgaatatcagcatttttattttttgtatttagcaaATTTGTTTAACCAtagatttattattgttttggaagaaaacgcatgtatacataccATTTTAGGCTGCTAGGCCGCCAGGCTGACTGcttgttcaactttttttttaaatgttgataatcgcctcagagtaaTCGTGTGTGCTTATTACtcaattaatatttctttgttttataagaaaatagaaTATCATTTTAGGCCGTCAGgccgttaggccgctaactacatactttcaacgtcatttcaaactaataatagggtcatcatggacttctttctttcattgattgtgttttaatgcacaaGTCATTTGAACACTCTAAGGGtttattttcaacttccattttgGCTCAACTTGCATGCCACTTTTcccatattttctttaaaatgacagtaatatgcaaCGCCCTCATCTTAATCATCaccataatcaacaacatcatcacaaccactatcatcatcaccacaatcacaaccactaccaccatccccatccccacaaccatcatcatcatcatcatcatcatcatcgtcatcatcatcatcatcatcatcatcatcacaaccaccatcatcatctccacaatcacaaccaccaccatcatcatcatcatccccacCACCATCATTATTACCAACGCCAGCATCATCATaactatcataattattatcatcatcatcatcatcttgatcatcatcatcatcatcatcatcaacgtaATCACCATcgtttttttgttgaaatatattttagctttataataaatggttaggttaatcctctttatgtggcaaaaaggcacagttgcaccccatataagcaatttctgctttatgcgttgagcgtcgccgcataaacgtttatgcgttgaaaatcacctcataaacgaaaacaaaaacacgtttatgcggcgatgccgctatgcggcgttacagcGCGCTGACAATGTCGGCTGTGGAACCGCACACAGAAATCTGACCACCGACCTTATTTCTAACTATAAGGTAACAGTATGACtcctaaaacatttttaacattgtgAACAGGTACTCGGCCGTGATCTCATCCGGGCGCTTAGAAGAGAAGAGGAGTGAAATCCCGGTCAACCTGAGGGCACCTGTGTTGACAGGTAACGAGGCTAGCCTACTTACCGGCTACGCAACGTGCCCGAGGGTCGAGTTTTTCTATCTGGAACAGAAActcataattgatatttttctagcaCATCTTGAAAAGCGCATTTTGGTACATTTCACCccaaaagcgcgtgcgatgatgtttactgacggcATGACGCCcagtattttttattcagtGCTTACGTGAAGAAGTCCCGTCAGTTTCACGCCTTTTAAGggttattatgttttgttttcaatgtatatttgtttaaaagttcatgttattgaacctcatctattgaaatatcatattaatgGTTACATAAAGTGTGTAATCATTTCTAAATTAACaatattacgtcacagcgcgtgaatCATCTGGCATTGGGTGGGGGGCATATGGCTGAATTCTACGGAAATGCCTAACCAGAAAAAGTCGtcttacacccccatgtaagatgagtcacgcgcaacaacgcgccacttcttatttcttttattgtatggttgaTAAAAAGTATATCATGCCATTTCAAAACAGCGCAATCAGaaatataagtatgcaatacttttaattaaaattgaaaataaataatcgtaaaaccGATTtaagaggaactatttgacgtcaatagtgatttaaaattactgcgctttttGACGTCAGTACCCAACTTCGCACGCACTTTTTGTGAAATGTTAAAAAGggcgttttctacgtcattttttccacaatttcataattttagatatgcaagaaaaatatcaattagaTATTttcggtccggatcgaaaaatccgacacTCGGACACGCTGCGTGGCCAGTAACTCGGCAAgtctcgttaccggcttacgcgcgtgccctcgggtgggatttttctatccataccggaaacacattatatttagatattaaagaggttaatacacggcgtagccgggccgttgagtgataattggcctGAGTGACTCATAATGGTCCCGAGACGTAGTTGCTGTGCTTCATTTGCTGaaaatacatcatcatcatcatcattatcagcatcatcattgtcatcatcatcaccaccaccaccaccaccatcacaactgtaaacataattattatcacTACCGTAATCACCATCGCCATCACCACTGtaatcatcatcctcatcatcatcaacgtgACATAAGCAGCATGATAATCCTCAAAATGCCACAACTACcaaaccacaacaacaacaagaacaaactccatcatcaaaatcataatcaccaccaccaacaccatcatcattataacaaacatacataagcAGCTTCCATCAACAATGGTAACTACGCTGCCTTAATTCTTGGGTAtcataatcaaatattaatccaaattaaaataaaagaaataagaaggaTAAAAATCAGCATTAATAGGAATGTTTTGCACAAGTGCATGCAACATTACCTGGGTGCAGGTATGGGGTAAGCATGTAAAGCTTGCAAGGGTAGGCACTGTCCCCTAGCAGTATGCCATCTTCAAGGCttggaaatgaaatatattcatgttattaaatacaattgctattttttaagtacaattaattaaatttatattcatgaaaaacatgatttaatttcAGTTCATCTCTACCATATATTATATCAGAATtaagaaatcaaataataattatattcactaCAAGCTCATACATTATATTAGTAAGTTGGAATGAGTACTTCATGAATGTGACATATATGCcttaattatattaaatcacATTTACCATGATGATGTGTTTCCATGAAGTGGAACAATTCCGAGGTCCTAAATACATGGGCATCGTGCGTACTGCCCGGCCAGATGGCATTTATGCTTGTAAATACACCTGTGAAACACAAACAATTCATTATCATACTTTAcagaatttctttttttcaagaTCACCATACTGTAAACTGTACATCTAGTACTTAAACAATAGTACAATGCAAATACCCCATATGGTGCCCCTATCATTTATAGAAAAAGACTATAGATAGCTGTTGAAAAATATTACATGGAATTCAGTAAAAATTACGTCACGACCTCTACACGTTTGAGGTTTAAATCAGTTGAAAAATTAAATCAGCCAGGCATGTTGACTGTTGTAGACTGTAGTGGCGATTCCtgggatattatgcagacatcGCCACTACATCATCTTCCGAATAATATTCATACATGGAATTATAAAAATTAAGGTAAGTGTAtctatgtttcatataaatctTACTACAATAAAGTTGctttttttattcagaactAATTCATTAAACAGTACAATGAAATTTGCGTTACCTCTATGGTCGCAGCTGGCTTGCACGTTAATGCTGTGAAAATGTTTTCTATTGACATACTGCTCCTCGTCCTCACTGGGCGTTTGTATTCTTACGTGCGTTGCGTCTACCGCTGATATCACGGACGGGAATCCCCTTATGGCATGAAATCCAGTCTTAGTCCTGTGTCTATGTCTGTCTGTCGTCGGAAATTGAATCGCGCTGTCCTTCATGTCAAAAATACAGTCGGTCAATGCAGTTACAACCCTTGAAACCGTGGCAACATCTACCCCAAATTTATCCCCTATTACTTGTAAAAATTTCCCAGTGGCGTAAAAACGTAAAGCAATCATAATCTGTTGCCGTGGTGTCAAGGGTTGATTTCTGCGAGTCGGTCGCTCAAGTCTGTGGCCTATCAGTCGTTCCAATCTGTCTATGTTGTGCGGAGTGAATCTATACCGTTTACGTACTTCCTCATCGTTGTCTTCGTCCGTTTGTCTATCTATCCTGCGAAATTGTCGAGGTCGCCTAGCGTTCACTATGTCAAGGTCGGCCATCTTTGTTTTGGTTAAATCAGCTAACCAAACTCTTCGAGTCCGgttaaattttgtccaaaagttAGCCGAATCACGCGCTGGTTAGGATAACTTAATTTTTATACAATCGGTTTTCGGAtaacttgaccaaaccagggagataaccaaaagataaccgcTGGTTAGGACTTATCcacgtttatacaattggctgcagtttactttttaaagtttacctgctatccaattgtgcttattttgctCTCGCTTGACAACGATGAGTTAACTCActcttaaattaaatttacttttatttcgtttttgagAGTGAGCCAAACAGGCAAACAGCATTTTGTTGTCACTTTTATGTTCCaattccaatttcaatttatcaCTTTGAACAGTCCACAACGTTTATCCGAATTTTTTTGTACGATTCACTGACATCTTTCTGTTCATGGTCTGAATaactgaattcaattcaataaacatgaacacctAGCAAGTAGAACGACTGTTTGTACTAAGATAAATCAATACCTCGTATTAATGATGTCAACATGAATGAACAGTtgctgtttttcaagtaaattcaattttgccgctgcctttgttttgtttttgaatgtcaacGCAGAATGAAAAACGCCACCCTAACTGTCcacactggttatcaaacactaCTGTATCTTAATAAACTGCgttcgcgtttgcctccctttaggattttaacaataaatatgttcaagcagatcaataaattttgattatttagtcaggacattatttcacagtcgccaaaattcattttaaggcgaaaattgaattcacgtgcgAACGTTCTACGGGCCGCAAAAGGATAATCGATAATTGGcccgggccgcaaaactgataatcgctgagtcatgcaaataatcgcgaaatccctgtacaaatgtgttactatatatagtaacatatgtattaaatatatataatcctCCATCAGGATAATGCCCCACTTCATACTGCAGCGACCACTGAGCATGAGATTAGCGTCCTATCGCTGGAGGTTCTCCCATATCCGCCGTACTCACCTGACCTGGCCCCGTTTGACTTTGCTATTTTCCTGGAGTTCAAGTCCCACCTCAAAGTTCGCCGATTTAAAAGTTTACGAGAGCTAAAGACAGCTGCAAACGCATCGATACACCAGTACACGGCAGAGTACATTCGGGAtatcattttcaacaaatgGCCAAAGAGATACAAACGCTGTTTACAATGGTCCGGTGCCTATTTTGAGAAGAAGTGAGATCACACCATGCCCCAATAACACGAAAACACTttagtcaaatctcaatctcagctcattttaccacatagcatcagaagttattgaaaataacatttgagTTTACATCTTTGATAAGGAGTTTATCatataatatgttgatttatgaCTTTGGTCAAGATCCCAAGGGAATACTTTTCTACAGTCAAAGATGTATTTAGGTACAATCCTTGTTTCTTAACAACAACTCAAGCATACTTTTTGCTTTGGAATTAATTTGTGGGAGTCATAATAAACAAGTTGattagttttaatataaataggttaaacacaaaatgtaaatactaattttgatGGGTAggcttttataaacaaaacgaTAAAGTCATAGGCTAAAACACAATTTTGTCGGTGAATTTAAGGCCGTTCCACACCGCAAACGTTGGTTTTTAGGGCCTTAGCTTAAAATGGTTCTTTCtatgttacaattttgttaatttagttttgaggatAAACCTTCAGCAAGCACAATCTTTATGCAGTTCACattcgttgtcatttaatacgtTTTTTTTAAGCGAGCTTTCTAAATTGATGGCCCCGAATATAGGGTCATTTATGTCATAAGTTCTTATAGACAATTTACAGcgctaaaaaaaatatatcgctTAATATTTTTTGATGATGTAACGTCATATCTTTTTGATtgatattataacatttatgatataagataTTCTTACATCTAAGACCAATCAATTACAAACACGacttttgaatatgtttttttattatgaaaacacgtCATCACAATTATTATGTCAAGAACATTTGTCGACATTGATGACAGATAAAAAGACCAAAATAAATGTCAGGCTCCATAACCAGTATAGTTAGTATAAAGATTAACAAAAAACGACTAAGGTATGGATTGTAACAAGACACAGATGTTCATAGGTTAATAGTTGAaagtcaggcgcgtagctgactatacgcgagtacgcggctgaatccacatgattttgacaaaaaaaacagccaaagttgcactatgcgtacttgactacttgatcctaaaactgtccattttccagtactaaaaaCCACCtcggaacgcccagaatgcaccctGGTTATCAAATATTTCCGAGGGAGCATGCCCGCGAACAGCCTAGCCGCCTTATAATGAATCCACACGAATATAAGGCTAGCTACACCCCTGACAGTCAAGCTAGCTCATAGTGATAGCATTGTGTATTAAATATGGCTGCAGTACTCTCAAATGCTTTAAACCagttttgattaattttaatactaCTTCTACAAACGTTATATATTGCACCTCTATTTGAAAAGgttaacaacataaaaatgtccTTATGAACACCAAAGACCCTTACAGAAGACCAATACAGGACGACCCATACTGGAGCCCTATTacagatttatttatgttttaataaagaatgtGCCTTTACCTTAGAGTCAAGAATTTCCTAATTTGTTGTGTTGCACTCTAAAAGATGCTTATATGCTTAATGTATATTCTGGCATTAATTTATGGAAACTGAagctttaaaactaaaaaaaactataaaaagtgTTAggttttgaaagaaatttaacaatttagAATTTCACATGTTAGTTACAAGATTCTAAAAAAATTACTACAGCAATCGAAATAATTAACTGTAATTATGAAAACATAGGCAAATGGTGTTGTCTTTAATAGAAACAACACTTAATACTTAAAACGCCATAATTGGACATTTCGTATaatcagtttgtttttatttaattattatgataataactGGCTACTCACTTGatgtaaacaagaaaaatacattGACATGTTAGCAGATGTTCACTTATGCATTCATGACAATTTCCTaacaaatattatcttaaaagtattttaaattacGATTAGACACTAATACACTGTTTTactaattaaagggcaataacttttgTTAGACAGAGCAAAATGGGACAGAGGTGGCAACAGCCCGTGATGACCAACT is from Mya arenaria isolate MELC-2E11 chromosome 9, ASM2691426v1 and encodes:
- the LOC128245879 gene encoding putative nuclease HARBI1, encoding MADLDIVNARRPRQFRRIDRQTDEDNDEEVRKRYRFTPHNIDRLERLIGHRLERPTRRNQPLTPRQQIMIALRFYATGKFLQVIGDKFGVDVATVSRVVTALTDCIFDMKDSAIQFPTTDRHRHRTKTGFHAIRGFPSVISAVDATHVRIQTPSEDEEQYVNRKHFHSINVQASCDHRGVFTSINAIWPGSTHDAHVFRTSELFHFMETHHHGLEDGILLGDSAYPCKLYMLTPYLHPGIPNDAEAVLISATTLQPPYSEKSANRAGHTLHETYRDMILTWRHRQVCRQGTVDNRAR